The following DNA comes from Phycisphaerae bacterium.
GAGTAATACCAAGTTTACGACGACGGTGAAGATGGCGGGTGTGGTCTTGTTCGCGTTGATGCCGGCTCTCGGTGTCAACCTGGGGTGCGGGAAGGACCAGGTTCATCTGGGTCGCAGCGAGGAGTCGCCATCGGGTGCAAGCGCGATATCGGGGACTCGCGGCGGGGGCGGGCCGGCGTCGGCGCCGAGCGGCCGGACGTCTGCGGGTGGCCAGAAGGTCGCGGGATCCGCCCACCATCCGGCCGATTTCCAGGTCGTGACCTTGGACGAAGTCCGGGAGCTGTTCGCCGATCCGAAGAACCAGAGCGGACAATACGTCTTCGTGGATGCGCGCGGCGACGAGGCGTTCGAGGCCGGCCATGTGCCGGGGGCGGTTCAATGCGACTATTGGCATGTAGGCACGCGCATCAATGCCGTGCTCCCGAGGATTCTCGGCGCGGAGAAGGTGATCGTGTACTGCCAAGTCAACGATTGCGAGGTTGGCCCGGGGCTCTGCCGGGCGCTGACCCAGATGGTTCAGGTCCCCTGGGACACCCTATACCTGTACAAAGGCGGCTGGGAGGAGTGGGTGGCTGCGAAGCTGCCCATTGAAACAGGTCGGGTGGACAATTCGTAGGCACGGTCCGGGGGCCGGCGCGCGGCTTCGACGATGCCTGGGTCTTGCTGGCGGGGCTTGCGGCCGCGGAGCGCTGTCATCGAGACGGGCGGGATGTGGGCCGTCGGGTTGTTGCGGAGCGATCTGGGCTCGAGAGCTCTCCACTGGGCGGTGCCCCCATGGCCTTGGTCGACGCTGGATCTTGACCGCGGAGCCATCGTCGGGTAGAAGGTGTGTTGGGTATGCGCCGTGAGCGGGCACGCCTTCTCCGTCGGGGCGTGAAGGGGCGATCGCGTGTTCGGCGGAGAGATCCGGAAGAAGAGGCAGATGCGCGGGCTGGCACTGGTCGTTTTACTTTCCTTGACGATGTGGGCGGGGTGTTCAACGTCTCAGGGTGTGGCCGGCGTGTCGGTTACGCCTCAGCAGGCGCTTGAGATGTGGCGTGCCGCGCCGGGGCGGGTGAATATCCTCGACGTTCGGACGCCGGCGGAGTACGTATTTGTCGGTCATGCGCCGATGGCCCGGAACATCCCGCTGGTGTTCGTGGCTCACAAGTGGGACGCCAAAGAGCGCAAGCCGGTCATCGAAGCCAATCCGCGCTTTGTCGCCGAGGTCAGCAGGTACTACAAGCCGGACGATGTGATCGTGATTATGTGTGCTGATGGCAAGCGTGGGGCGGAGGCGGCCCGGGCCCTGAAGGCCGCGGGTTTCATGCGGGTGCTGAACATGGAGGGCGGCTTCGACGGCGAGTATGCGGATGACTGTTCCGACTGTGGAATGGGCAAAGCGGTCAAGCCTGGATGGAGGAACTGTGGCCTGATCTGGACCCGGGCGGTGGATCGGGAGTCTTTTTACACGGTTGAGTGAGGCGCTGGTTTGGATTTGGCCGCAGGGTCGAGGCGTTGATATTGGCTCGGCCAGGTGTACTTGCGGCCGGAGGGGCCTTTGCCGGCGAGGCCGAGTTCTGTTCTGGTGATGCTGGACTGATTGTGATGGTGCCTTGAAAGGAATAAACGAATGACGTGTCAGACGTCCGCACTCGCTTTCGCCGTGTTATCGCATAATCGCAGACGGGCGGGTTGGGCTGGCTGGCGGCGCTTGGCGTCGGCCGCCGGTTTCGGTCTCATGGCTCTGACGGTTTTGACCGGCGGCTGCAGCAGCAGCCATATGACCGAGGTCAAGAGCACGGAACAGTTTCAGAAGCAGGTTATCCACGCAAAGAAGCCGGTGATGATGTTCTTCTTCAAGGGCGGATGCGCCACGTGCATGTTGCTCGAGCCGGCTCTGGAGCAGATGGCCAGCGAATACGGCGACCGGGCGATCTTCGCCAAGTACCACCTGATGAGCTTCTTCTGGATTCCGAACAATTCGGAGCTCAAGAACCGGTACGACGTGGTGGTCTATCCGACGGTGGTTCTATTCGTGGACGGGCAGGAGAAGAAGCGGTGGCTCATGCACTACGACATGAAGAGTTACCGCAAGACGCTGGATGAAGTTCTGGCCGCCCGGCAGACGGGTGCGGCCAAGGTGACGGCCGCACCAGCGCGGGGCAAGATGTGAGTTGCCCTGCCCGGGGCGAATCCCGGGGCGGCATGGCATTGTCAACCGCTGTTCCCCGGCGGTGATTACCGCCGGCGGGTTCGAACAGATAGAAGGAGAAGTGGCCAGCATGGAAGACGTGAACCTGGGCCTCTGCAATCAATGTCGTGCCCGTGTACCCTCGGAGTTCTTCCCGAAGGACGGTCAGATGTGGATTCGGAAGACGTGTCCGACGTGCGGCACGACGGAGTCGATGGTCAGTTCCTGCGCGCAAACCTGGCAGGCAAAGCGAGATTTGTGGCAGTATGTGCCCATGGAGCGGGTGGCGTGCCGCATGAACTGCGACCGCTGCGGGATCAATCACCAGCCCAACATTGTTTTCGTGGACGTGACCAATCGCTGCAACATGAACTGTCCGATCTGTATCGCCACCATCAAGGGCATGGGGTTCGATTTCAATCCGCCGATGGCCTACTTCGAGAAGCTGTTCGGCGAGGTGG
Coding sequences within:
- a CDS encoding rhodanese-like domain-containing protein, encoding MSNTKFTTTVKMAGVVLFALMPALGVNLGCGKDQVHLGRSEESPSGASAISGTRGGGGPASAPSGRTSAGGQKVAGSAHHPADFQVVTLDEVRELFADPKNQSGQYVFVDARGDEAFEAGHVPGAVQCDYWHVGTRINAVLPRILGAEKVIVYCQVNDCEVGPGLCRALTQMVQVPWDTLYLYKGGWEEWVAAKLPIETGRVDNS
- a CDS encoding sulfurtransferase codes for the protein MSVTPQQALEMWRAAPGRVNILDVRTPAEYVFVGHAPMARNIPLVFVAHKWDAKERKPVIEANPRFVAEVSRYYKPDDVIVIMCADGKRGAEAARALKAAGFMRVLNMEGGFDGEYADDCSDCGMGKAVKPGWRNCGLIWTRAVDRESFYTVE
- a CDS encoding thioredoxin family protein; the protein is MALTVLTGGCSSSHMTEVKSTEQFQKQVIHAKKPVMMFFFKGGCATCMLLEPALEQMASEYGDRAIFAKYHLMSFFWIPNNSELKNRYDVVVYPTVVLFVDGQEKKRWLMHYDMKSYRKTLDEVLAARQTGAAKVTAAPARGKM